A window of Euwallacea similis isolate ESF13 chromosome 10, ESF131.1, whole genome shotgun sequence contains these coding sequences:
- the MED23 gene encoding mediator of RNA polymerase II transcription subunit 23 → MTEILTILNNITKVEGIELAFSSFLVQRPEDEAQKVTLWQQELSSFFEPLNSEYLDNTLRQYLNVASQSSHSQMVLLLDLLEYCMRKGTLPARRVCEFIITTNQLYYQNSHFWICCFKLLKNVLELVDYKGVRDILKGCYERAKELPQKLTTGTKLQNQAYLDLVKNILDRDACLLPGYLVASELQKPFAHFPHWSVAGLFSDYIESFRPCAQMVSIIGHSHMRPVVKYSGCSDYLLSQWKLDPITLSFGIKRGLPYDPELLEKQTGLLRYVLGQPYSRDMVCHMLGLNKQYKDRCQSIEEQLVELIVMALEKSDVDGPETDRMWSQLSSQLIYFVLFNFAIFPHVVTALHARLQGKDVRRGRDHLMWMLLQFISGSIQRHPLAMFMPVIKLCDLLFPEQDLPLPVPDFSQPQCTRQMAMICIWIHFFTKKPAHFEQTKINWPLPTRLRSHHEFLQHLLPPNSTSFGMGNDYRIALLCNAYSTNNNSECFSIPMAAFLDAIKVTPKPGPGGAAQPSCPISMALLDSLTVHAKMSLIHSIVAHIVKMANSKSGLPLAPALVETYSRLLVYSEIEALGIKGFIVQLLPQVFKSHAWGIMYTLLEMFSYRMHHIQPHYRVQVLSHLHSLAGGPQANQTHLFLCVETTALTLIAGLGSSDVQPELSRFLADQKTIISTESEELNRILVLTLARATVATRSDGGWCVDVLNTIAQHTPHTWSQHTLQCLPTPMQEFYNQQPLKSQEYKQQLKKAVEEENRKWASMTNENDMMAHFGVPGAPPLFLCLIWKMLLDKNHITPIAYKILERIGARALSAHLRRFCDYLVSEFTTSGGGQHVNRCVDTINDMIWKHNILTIDRLVLCLTLRTLEGSEAQVCSFIIQLVLLKATEFRNRVTDFVRENTKDHWNQTNWHEKHMEFLRKYPEKFAMEEQPSGYQPYFGNVCLRFIPVFDVVVHRFIEITQVYKSLEILLEHLGCLYKFHNRPVGFLYDTLHFYEGQLRDQYILKRKLSIAILINHREDLSQDFQCYMGTSENPEEAWSGVPDLEYFMRMVKRMVNVVNGSTSNFQRDWRFTEFPNAVNYILYITCVELMLLPVGPDHITKGLLDVTLKGHMIIPLDSIHEWINVIGIILSALPKAYWDSLFDLLLATMMDLNPWPQDYHLFRMFNFKETHLGFLNTDYSSMIAMAHSAFHHACPGQIASISDWMSQQLPQVVRTEEQFLFVCHLIGPFLQRLNLVLQSLTTTLYELLVQVDSHQPQLKYLDTICDFFYHIKYMFGDFANSEVEGLIRKLSGTLQMRFRFMTSRLEDAPQAS, encoded by the exons TCTCAAATGGTGCTGCTTTTGGACCTGCTCGAGTATTGCATGCGTAAGGGTACACTGCCTGCAAGAAGGGTCTGTGAGTTTATCATCACTACTAACCAGCTGTACTACCAAAACTCCCATTTCTGGATCTGCTGCTTTAAACTCctgaaaaatgtacttgagcTGGTAGACTATAAGGGAGTCAGGGATATCTTAAAGGGATGCTATGAGAGAGCCAAGGAGCTGCCTCAGAAACTGACCACAGGAACTAAACTGCAGAATCAGGCCTATTTAGATTTAGTGAAGAATATCCTGGATAGAGATGCATGTCTTTTGCCAGGTTATTTAGTGGCAAGTGAGCTGCAGAAACCTTTTGCTCACTTCCCACATTGGAGCGTTGCCGGGTTGTTTTCAGACTATATAGAGAGTTTCAGGCCTTGTGCCCAGATGGTGTCAATCATTGGTCACTCACATATGCGACCTGTAGTCAAGTACAGTGGATGTTctgattatttattaagtcaGTGGAAGTTGGATCCAATTACTCTATCATTTGGGATTAAAAGGGGGTTGCCTTATGATCCTGAACTTTTGGAGAAACAGACAGGATTGCTCCGCTATGTGTTGGGACAGCCTTATAGCAGAGACATG GTATGTCATATGCTTGGACTCAATAAGCAGTACAAAGACCGGTGTCAATCAATTGAAGAACAACTTGTTGAACTCATAGTGATGGCTCTGGAAAAATCTGATGTAGATGGGCCTGAAACTGATCGCATGTGGTCTCAGTTATCCTCTCAACTCATCTATTTTGTTCTGTTTAATTTTGCCATATTTCCTCATGTGGTAACTGCTCTGCATGCAAGACTTCAG GGTAAAGATGTGCGGCGAGGCAGGGACCATCTCATGTGGATGCTGCTCCAGTTTATTTCGGGATCAATTCAGAGGCATCCTTTGGCAATGTTTATGCCTGTGATCAAGCTTTGTGATCTTCTCTTCCCGGAGCAAGATTTGCCGCTTCCTGTGCCGGATTTCAGTCAGCCACAGTGTACCAGGCAAATGGCAATGATATGTATTTGGATAcattttttcactaaaaaa CCTGCTCATTTTGAGCAAACCAAGATCAACTGGCCCTTGCCCACAAGGCTTAGATCTCACCATGAATTTCTACAGCACCTACTTCCCCCCAACAGTACTTCTTTTGGGATGGGAAACGACTATAGGATAGCCCTGCTGTGCAATGCTTACAGCACTAACAACAATTCTGAGTGCTTTAG CATACCAATGGCAGCTTTTTTGGACGCCATTAAAGTTACCCCCAAGCCAGGTCCAGGGGGTGCAGCCCAACCTTCGTGCCCCATCAGCATGGCCCTCTTAGACTCACTTACAGTACATGCAAAAATGAGCCTAATCCACAGCATTGTGGCCCATATTGTAAAGATGGCTAACAGCAAATCAGGGCTGCCTTTAGCTCCTGCTTTAGTGGAGACTTATAGCCGGCTTTTGGTTTATTCAGAAATTGAAGCATTAGGGATAAAGGGATTCATAGTGCAACTGCTGCCTCAGGTTTTCAAAAGCCACGCATGGGGGATTATGTATACATTATTGGAGATGTTCAGCTACAGGATGCATCACATACAACCTCACTATAG agTTCAGGTCTTAAGCCACCTTCACTCATTAGCGGGAGGACCGCAGGCTAATCAAACTCACTTATTTCTTTGCGTGGAAACTACGGCCTTAACGCTTATAGCAG GGCTAGGCAGCAGTGACGTACAGCCAGAGTTATCGCGCTTTCTCGCCGATCAAAAAACCATAATCTCGACTGAGTCCGAGGAACTCAACCGCATTTTGGTCTTAACCCTGGCGCGTGCCACAGTCGCCACACGTTCAGATGGGGGCTGGTGCGTCGATGTTCTAAACACTATCGCACAGCACACCCCCCACACTTGGTCCCAACACACTCTCCAATGTCTCCCCACCCCCATGCAAGAATTTTATAACCAGCAGCCCTTGAAGTCGCAGGAGTACAAACAGCAGCTTAAGAAAGCTGTAGAGGAGGAGAACAGAAAATGGGCTTCCATGACGAATGAAAATGACATGATGGCTCATTTTGGCGTACCTGGAGCCCCTCCTTTGTTCCTTTGTCTAATATGGAAGATGCTTCTGGATAAGAACCACATCACCCCAATTGCCTATAA GATTTTGGAGCGCATCGGGGCCCGAGCTCTGTCAGCTCATTTGCGCAGATTTTGCGACTACTTAGTATCCGAATTCACTACTTCTGGAGGAGGACAGCACGTGAATAGGTGCGTGGATACAATAAACGACATGATTTGGAAGCATAACATTCTGACCATTGACCGTTTGGTACTGTGTCTCACTCTGCGGACGCTAGAGGGGAGTGAGGCTCAAGTTTGCTCATTTATCATTCAGCTGGTGCTGCTCAAGGCCACAGAGTTCCGCAATAGAGTAACGGATTTCGTTAGGGAGAATACAAAGGATCATTGGAACCAGACGAATTGGCACGAAAAGCACATGGAGTTTCTGCGCAAGTACCCGGAGAAATTCGCCATGGAAGAGCAGCCCAGCGGGTACCAGCCATACTTTGGGAACGTGTGCCTTCGGTTCATTCCTGTTTTCGATGTGGTGGTGCATCGTTTTATCGAAATTACGCAGGTGTATAAGAGTTTAGAGATCCTGCTGGAACATCTGGGGTGCCTGTATAAGTTTCATAATAGACCTGTAGGATTTCTTTATGACACTCTCCATTTTTATGAAGGACAGTTGCGCGACCAGTACATTTTGAAGAGGAA ATTAAGCATTGCAATTTTGATCAATCATCGTGAGGACTTGTCTCAGGACTTTCAATGCTACATGGGAACGTCGGAAAATCCTGAAGAGGCCTGGTCTGGTGTACCCGATTTAGAGTATTTCATGCGGATGGTCAA AAGAATGGTCAATGTAGTCAACGGTTCCACGTCCAACTTCCAGAGAGACTGGAGATTTACAGAATTCCCTAATGCAGTCAACTATATCCTATACATTACCTGTGTGGAATTAATGCTTCTGCCTGTAGGGCCTGACCACATCACCAAAGGCCTCCTTGACGTCACCTTAAAGG GTCACATGATCATCCCATTGGACAGCATCCACGAGTGGATCAATGTGATTGGTATAATTTTGTCGGCCCTTCCTAAGGCTTATTGGGATTCTCTCTTTGATCTGTTGCTAGCCACCATGATGGATTTAAATCCTTGGCCACAGGACTATCACTTGTTTAGGATGTTTAATTTCAAG GAAACTCATCTGGGGTTCTTGAACACTGACTACAGCAGCATGATTGCCATGGCTCATTCAGCTTTTCATCATGCCTGCCCTGGACAAATTGCCAGTATTTCTGACTGGATGAGTCAGCAGCTACCTCAGGTCGTGCGCACTGAAGAacagtttttgtttgtttgccACTTGATTGGACCATTTTTACAGAG ATTAAATTTAGTGCTTCAGAGCCTAACAACAACCTTATATGAGCTGCTAGTGCAAGTTGACTCGCATCAGCCACAGCTCAAATATTTGGACACAATTTGTGACTTTTTCTATCACATTAAATATATGTTTGGTGATTTCGCAAACAGTGAGGTGGAGGGTTTAATAAGGAAGCTCAGTGGCACCTTGCAGATGCGATTTCGGTTTATGACCAGCCGCCTGGAAGACGCCCCCCAAGCCTCATGA
- the LOC136411256 gene encoding uncharacterized protein — translation MENVDKQLQELTVKTSSSDDDFSSGNSTESSEEEDVTPTFPVAMWDFNQCDPRKCSGRKLSRLKLIKTLKVKQKFPGLVLTPTAQKCISPEDKAIVSTKGIAVVDCSWARIDETPLAALKPAHGRLLPFLVAANPINYGKPLQLSCVEALAATMYITSFKKEAQFYLDKFSWGHSFLSLNKELLEIYSKCTDSQSVVLEQGKYIKREQELQRNRQACRDFSPFSSNSDSDDS, via the exons atggaaaatgttgATAAACAATTACAGGAATTAACAGTAAAGACCTCTTCAAGCGATGATGACTTCTCCTCTGGCAATTCAACTGAATCCTCTGAGGAAGAAG ACGTAACTCCAACATTCCCAGTGGCCATGTGGGACTTCAACCAATGTGACCCTCGCAAATGCTCAGGTCGCAAATTGTCCCGTCTGAAACTaatcaaaactttaaaagtaAAGCAAAAGTTCCCTGGGCTGGTCTTAACTCCCACTGCACAGAAGTGCATAAGCCCTGAAGATAAAGCAATAGTATCAACAAAAGGAATAGCTGTGGTTGATTGTTCTTGGGCTCGAATTGATGAGACACCTCTGGCAGCTTTGAAGCCGGCCCATGGACGGTTACTACCTTTCCTTGTTGCCGCTAATCCCATAAATTATGGAAAACCCCTGCAGTTGAGCTGTGTTGAAGCTTTAGCTGCCACCATGTATATAACAAGTTTTAAGAAGGAAGCACAGTTTTATTTGGATAAGTTTTCATGGGGGCACTCATTTTTAAGCCTGAACAAGGAGCTGCTTGAGATTTATTCAAAGTGTACTGACAGTCAAAGTGTGGTTTTAGAGCAGGGAAAATATATAAAGAGGGAGCAGGAGCTGCAGAGGAACAGACAAG caTGCAGAGACTTCTCTCCATTTTCCTCTAACTCAGATAGTGATGATAGTTGA
- the LOC136411523 gene encoding tether containing UBX domain for GLUT4 codes for MSGTSVVVLAPNGRRQTVKCTPNTTILQIIEEVCRKQGLNPIEYDVKHHSKVLDTTHSFRFSGLPNNACLELMAAKKNREEGDVALAVNLENGSRITDVFSPNTTLLSVLNKVCPENAAPDRNPVVIYTRREIYGQELEICTLRSLGLVGGRAMIRVLNRNPELLKQQANVSAPLPSKPIEEKPFVRKFQPIEPEQSPGTNNQPGKCSVEPEPLKHDYGIGHSMIDSNIKPQKNIKNPGSDLLKMAREKRKSSENSPENSEMSKKKLVQTEPVEKWSIEEEFVFCGERNGMVFSLESAHSVPSEDLPDEFFELTIDDAKKILRDIKRMRYDFENRMLKTSHLRELEESKKQLRALNKYKRTIIRVQFPDRTVVQGTFKPTETVWDVLVFIRGYLEDQNLDFYLYSTPPKSVLCQDSKLIEIGCVPGALLYFGADTKQRDGFLKKELQDKFTSNSIASLAAARIRHDNTRKIEENDEEVYMDTSSTVDNSVNYAASTSNNTTERKVISDSANYPKWFKPL; via the exons ATGTCAGGCACAAGTGTAGTGGTATTGGCCCCAAATGGGCGCAGACAGACTGTCAAGTGCACCCCCAACACCACCATCCTACAG ATAATCGAGGAGGTTTGCAGGAAGCAGGGTCTCAACCCGATTGAATATGATGTCAAACACCACTCTAAAGTGCTCGACACTACTCATTCATTCAGGTTTTCAGGGCTACCAAATAATGCCTGTTTGGAACTTATGGCTGCAAAGAAAAATCGAGAAGAAGGGGATGTGGCCTTAGCAGTGAATCTTGAAAATGGCTCAAGAATTACTG aCGTCTTCAGTCCAAACACCACCCTCTTAAGTGTCCTTAATAAGGTTTGTCCAGAAAACGCTGCTCCAGACAGAAACCCTGTAGTCATATATACAAGAAGGGAAATTTATGGTCAGGAACTAGAGATTTGCACTCTAAGAAGCTTAGGTCTTGTTG GAGGCAGGGCGATGATAAGGGTTTTAAATAGGAACCCTGAGCTGCTGAAGCAACAAGCCAATGTTAGTGCCCCCTTGCCTTCCAAGCCCATTGAAGAAAAACCATTTGTTCGGAAGTTCCAGCCAATAGAACCAGAGCAGAGCCCTGGAACTAACAATCAACCTGGAAAATGCAGTGTTGAGCCTGAACCATTGAAACATGATTATGGCATTGGTCATAGCATGATTGATAGTAATATAAAGCCtcagaaaaacataaaaaatcctGGAAGTGACCTCTTAAAAATGGCCAGGGAGAAACGTAAGTCATCTGAGAATTCTCCTGAAAACTCTGAGATGAGCAAAAAAAAGCTGGTACAGACTGAGCCTGTGGAGAAGTGGAGCATTGAGgaagaatttgttttt TGTGGAGAACGGAATGGCATGGTTTTTTCCTTGGAATCGGCCCATTCCGTCCCAAGTGAAGATCTACCAGACGAATTTTTTGAGCTCACTATAGATGACGCGAAAAAAATCCTGCGGGACATCAAACGCATGCGATACGACTTTGAGAACCGAATGCTTAAAACTTCACACTTGCGTGAATTGGAGGAGTCGAAAAAGCAACTGCGGGCACTAAATAA gtatAAGAGGACTATAATCAGGGTACAATTCCCTGACAGAACAGTGGTTCAGGGTACTTTCAAACCCACAGAGACTGTTTGGGACGTTTTGGTGTTCATAAGAGGCTACTTAGAGGATCAAAATTTAGATTTCTATCTTT ATTCAACACCTCCAAAGTCGGTTCTGTGCCAAGATAGCAAACTGATTGAAATAGGTTGTGTACCTGGAGCTTTGCTTTACTTTGGGGCTGACACTAAGCAAAGAGATGGGTTTCTCAAAAAAGAGCTGCAAGATAAATTTACCAGCAACAGTATTGCCAGCTTGGCAGCTGCTAGAATAAG GCACGACAACACAAGGAAAATTGAAGAGAATGATGAGGAGGTATACATGGACACCAGCAGTACTGTTGACAATTCGGTGAATTATGCTGCCAGCACCAGTAACAATACTACAGAGAGAAAGGTGATCAGCGACTCTGCCAATTATCCCAAATGGTTTAAACCACTTTAG
- the Su(z)12 gene encoding polycomb protein suz12-A, whose translation MAPRKRDKPVKAPKNPRIDHIQADHELFLQAFEKPTQIYRYLRTRNMFSPIFLYRTLTYMRQHRTTRTNKGRATFKVDSLLQKVQQKREQPFAQPGYMNLTLLGFNVSSLDSVPDFAQVELILLKLSHKKRKDSSTTSMQVSIATMDVPVNPFQGHMPFTVPTISIPTTHFDNCNGPLVKSFMLVFKVKLNRDGEKAMTEPAAKKRKGNGDDNGTDIKVFTSELTIYDKHSRCYLSDGDYDIVLQDSSSSTLSKINHKKHSTWENVNNLVETCGNIDEFVNGAILKFQLNWGSEACAKMVTRPKPYPLENKENDPSVANGDIEQDPKLQIVYQFVYNNNSRQQTEACEDLHCPWCYLNCNELYTLLKHLKLCHSRFTFTYVPISIGAQIDVAVNEMYDGSFVGSPHDLLTQPSACAFSRNGPVRRASVTYILVCHPKRPKPNISEFLELHDCEYDGQRPFITGHNRLYHHTTTRLPIYPKEMEVDSEGENDPEWLQNKTMMMIDEFTDVNEGEKELMKMWNLHVMKHGFVGDCQIPLACQMFVQQRGKELLLKNLYRNFVVHLTSLVDFGLISSVCMYTTLQKLQQMAGETSEIKDVLKHSREAQMDTFIQYKDNPFVLPPRTADKQASSAVKNTPTGRKAGNVGLQRRSKSGESSLQGKKIGPKPPAIKKRSGVGSTKGN comes from the exons atggCCCCCCGGAAGCGCGATAAGCCTGTAAAGGCCCCTAAGAATCCGAGAATCGACCACATCCAAGCGGACCATGAGCTCTTTTTGCAGGCCTTTGAGA AGCCCACACAGATCTACCGATATCTCAGAACGAGGAATATGTTCTCG CCCATCTTCCTGTATAGAACCTTGACTTATATGCGACAGCACCGAACTACGAGAACAAATAAGGGCCGAGCTACGTTTAAAGTCGATAGTTTATTGCAAAAGGTACAACAAAAGCGGGAGCAACCCTTCGCCCAACCAGGCTATATGAATTTGACTTTATTAG GGTTTAATGTATCCTCTTTAGATAGTGTGCCGGATTTTGCTCAAGTTGAGTTAATTCTACTGAAACTCTCACATAAGAAAAGAAAGGATAGTTCAACCACTAGCATGCAAGTTTCAATAGCCACAATGGATGTCCCAGTTAATCCCTTTCAAGGACATATGCCCTTCACTGTTCCCACTATAAGCATTCCAACCACTCATTTTGATAACTGCAATGGACCCTTGGTCAAGAGCTTTATGTTAGTGTTTAAAGTCAAGCTTAATAGGGATGGGGAGAAAGCAATGACTGAGCCTGCtgccaaaaaaagaaaagggaATGGAG ATGACAATGGGACAGATATCAAAGTCTTCACCTCCGAACTGACCATCTATGACAAACACAGCAGGTGCTATCTCTCTGATGGAGATTATGACATAGTTCTGCAAGACTCCTCAAGTTCaactttatcaaaaatcaacCACAAAAAGCACTCAACTTGGgaaaatgtaaacaatttaGTAGAAACCTGTGGGAACATAGACGAGTTCGTCAATGGGGCTATATTAAAGTTCCAATTAAACTGGGGCAGTGAGGCTTGTGCCAAAATGGTGACGCGCCCCAAACCCTATCCCctagaaaataaagaaaacgaCCCTTCTGTGGCCAATGGGGACATTGAGCAGGACCCAAAGCTGCAGATTGTTTATCAGTTTGTTTACAACAACAATTCCAGGCAGCAAACAGAGGCCTGTGAGGACTTACATTGCCCTTGGTGCTACTTGAACTGCAATGAGTTATACACCTTGCTGAAGCATTTGAAATTGTGCCATTCGCGGTTCACCTTCACGTATGTACCCATCAGCATTGGAGCGCAAATTGATGTGGCTGTAAATGAAATGTATGATGGGAGCTTTGTGGGATCTCCCCATGATCTATTAACGCAGCCCTCGGCCTGTGCGTTCTCACGCAATGGGCCTGTGCGTAGGGCGTCGGTTACCTATATTCTAGTGTGCCATCCCAAGAGACCCAAGCCGAACATTTCCGAGTTTTTGGAATTGCATGATTGCGAATATGATGGACAGAGGCCGTTTATCACTGGCCATAATAg ATTGTATCATCACACCACCACACGCCTACCTATATACCCGAAAGAAATGGAGGTCGATTCGGAGGGTGAGAACGACCCGGAATGGCTACAAAATAAGACCATGATGATGATTGACGAATTCACTGACGTAAACGAAG GGGAAAAAGAGCTAATGAAGATGTGGAACTTGCACGTGATGAAGCATGGTTTCGTGGGCGACTGCCAAATTCCCCTGGCCTGCCAGATGTTCGTTCAGCAAAGGGGAAAGGAATTGCTGCTCAAGAATTTGTATAGAAACTTCGTGGTCCATTTAACTTCACTGGTCGATTTCGGGTTAATTAGCTCGGTGTGCATGTACACTACACTACAGAAACTGCAACAAATGGCGGGAGAGACATCGGAAATCAAGGATGTGTTAAAGCACTCACGAGAAGCTCAGATGGATACCTTTATTCAGTACAAGGACAATCCTTTTGTGCTGCCACCGAGAACTGCAGACAAACAGGCTTCGTCGGCAGTAAAAAACACTCCCACTGGTAGGAAGGCCGGTAATGTGGGGTTGCAGAGGCGGAGCAAGTCCGGGGAGAGTTCTCTGCAGGGAAAGAAGATCGGGCCAAAACCTCCGGCCATCAAGAAGAGGTCAGGAGTAGGCTCAACTAAAGGCAATTAG
- the tadr gene encoding solute carrier family 7 member 14, which translates to MSNTGSLQSFAPALTHWCFGITVLIGLVSSGLTGAEAILAITIAGGSATLSAMCSCAPSSTEFKRSDRLSSLATFLVIWLDVLANLVAAATCARLASATIDYISKGHFREFLFGLEQHSLGEPWPDVLGVTIILVVTVLFMMGLEKSSTIALLLFLVLLCKFAFFTLIGSFHTVADFQKWSGSFKVHSIRTVLIGSAVSFYSFGHKMPMTTKNNCLKIGTLFFMPWLFYSVLATIFSLMTHYRELEGTAIPLIQVFQSRDVDWARPVMAVFTICSVCLLLTEVLPNVYMAFVHLAGKEWRVFVSSLQYQTRATGAPVLAIFAAGSLAAILAFACPLSHLIKLLSVASLIKCVLVSCQMIGTRYRPQEDDFQGTSVAIQYRKLSQNNHQTLKERLKGFFGKSPQYIHKLSSPKNRGKSEEQECLLFENKSSNIEENEENEMEVMSCSDANSETSADIDVVVEEYRKVTTMMSNEISRPSTKLSFAVAIMCLILLVVTALSLPLFTCRLIKFYWPHALSVTSAAVILTALPQNPSETSKPNFIPSWLFPLTHSLSIVLGTTLATSVIASVWQGVVFWTIAGLLLYWRCDCCQCDVLEPLVDKATSKIDPHHVIYEFKTGDLSEKSVIVTR; encoded by the exons ATGAGCAATACTGGGAGCCTACAGAGCTTTGCTCCAGCCTTGACACACTGGTGCTTCGGAATCACTGTCTTAATCGGCCTAGTTTCCTCTGGTTTGACTGGAGCAGAAGCGATTCTCGCTATTACTATTGCTGGAGGCTCTGCTACATTATCAG CAATGTGCAGCTGCGCTCCTTCGAGCACAGAATTCAAACGAAGCGATCGCCTCAGCAGTTTAGCGACTTTTCTAGTGATTTGGCTCGATGTTTTAGCTAATTTAGTCGCAGCAGCTACATGTGCTAGATTAGCCAGCGCAACCATAGACTACATCAGCAAAGGTCACTTCAGGGAGTTTCTCTTCGGCCTGGAGCAGCACTCCTTGGGGGAGCCATGGCCTGATGTCCTTGGAGTCACCATTATCTTAGTGGTCACTGTTTTGTTTATGATGGGCCTTGAG AAGTCTTCCACCATCGCCTTGCTGCTGTTTCTGGTACTGCTGtgcaaatttgcattttttaccctCATTGGAAGCTTCCATACAGTGGCAGATTTCCAGAAATGGTCAGGGTCCTTTAAGGTCCACTCAATTAGAACT GTGCTCATAGGCTCTGCAGTAAGCTTCTATTCATTCGGCCATAAAATGCCCATGACTACTAAAAACAACTGCTTAAAGATCGGCACCTTGTTCTTCATGCCCTGGCTCTTTTACTCGGTCCTGGCCACGATATTTTCACTAATGACCCACTACAG GGAATTGGAGGGCACAGCAATCCCTCTTATTCAAGTATTCCAGAGCCGAGACGTTGACTGGGCCAGGCCCGTAATGGCAGTTTTCACCATCTGCTCAGTGTGTCTTCTGTTGACCGAAGTCCTGCCAAACGTCTACATGGCCTTCGTGCACCTTGCAGGCAAAGAATGGCGAGTATTTGTTAGCTCTCTGCAGTACCAGACCAGAGCCACTGGAGCCCCGGTCTTGGCGATCTTTGCCGCAGGCAGCCTCGCTGCAATTCTAGCCTTCGCCTGCCCTTTATCCCATCTAATCAAGCTTCTAAGTGTTGCCTCTTTAATCAAATGCGTGCTCGTCTCCTGTCAGATGATCGGCACCAGATACAGGCCCCAGGAGGACGATTTCCAAGGGACTTCTGTGGCTATACAATACCGAAAATTAAGCCAAAATAACCATCAAACATTGAAGGAACGGCTTAAGGGCTTTTTCGGGAAAAGCCCTCAGTACATTCACAAATTGAGCTCTCCCAAAAACCGAGGAAAATCAGAGGAGCAAGAGTGTCTGCTTTTCGAGAACAAATCCTCTAATATTGAAGAAAACGAAGAGAACGAGATGGAAGTGATGTCTTGCAGTGATGCTAACTCTGAGACCTCTGCTGATATTGATGTGGTGGTGGAAGAGTATAGAAAA GTGACCACAATGATGAGCAACGAAATCAGCAGGCCGTCAACGAAGCTGTCCTTTGCAGTAGCAATAATGTGCCTAATTTTATTAGTAGTTACCGCATTAAGCTTACCATTATTCACATGTCGCTTAATCAAGTTCTACTGGCCGCATGCTTTGAGCGTAACAAGCGCTGCTGTAATCCTAACAGCATTGCCTCAAAACCCCTCTGAGACATCCAAACCCAACTTTATCCCCTCTTGGCTGTTCCCCCTCACGCACAGCCTCTCCATTGTTTTGGGTACCACTTTGGCCACTTCAGTTATTGCTTCAGTGTGGCAGGGGGTCGTGTTTTGGACCATTGCCG GGTTGCTGCTCTACTGGAGATGCGACTGCTGCCAGTGCGACGTCCTGGAGCCTCTAGTGGACAAAGCCACGTCAAAAATCGACCCTCATCACGTGATCTACGAGTTCAAAACCGGGGATTTGAGTGAAAAGAGTGTGATTGTGACCAGATGA